One part of the Chitinophagales bacterium genome encodes these proteins:
- a CDS encoding DUF4294 domain-containing protein, giving the protein MKKLFLLMLVVTLPAYMIAQTSALMPAMIVNNDTFPTFQLPEVVVVSKRTFANALEQARFNNLKRNVMIVYPYAQRAGTIFNEINIEIKSMDHKRDRKRYIKQKETELDDLYEKDLKDLTVSQGQILTKLVARQTGISVYNLIKEYKNPISAFYWNKMSQFFGYSLRDVYDPQENRDLELIVESLEGNY; this is encoded by the coding sequence GTGAAGAAGCTTTTTCTTTTAATGTTAGTAGTCACTTTGCCGGCATACATGATCGCTCAGACCAGTGCCTTAATGCCTGCCATGATCGTGAACAACGATACTTTTCCAACCTTTCAATTGCCTGAAGTGGTAGTAGTATCTAAAAGAACATTTGCTAATGCGCTTGAACAAGCCCGTTTCAATAATTTAAAGAGAAATGTAATGATCGTATATCCTTATGCTCAAAGGGCCGGTACAATTTTCAATGAAATAAACATCGAAATTAAATCTATGGACCACAAGCGCGATCGCAAAAGATATATAAAGCAAAAAGAAACCGAGCTGGATGATTTATATGAAAAAGACTTAAAAGACCTCACCGTCTCACAGGGGCAAATACTGACGAAATTGGTCGCAAGGCAAACCGGCATTAGTGTTTATAACCTTATAAAAGAATACAAGAACCCAATATCTGCATTTTACTGGAATAAGATGAGTCAATTTTTCGGTTATAGCTTACGTGATGTTTACGATCCGCAGGAAAACCGCGATCTGGAATTGATCGTTGAATCACTGGAGGGAAACTACTAG